The Streptomyces sp. NBC_01439 genome contains the following window.
TCGGCGCGGGACAGTTCCCGCGGTCCGCCCCGGGCCCTACCGTCCGTGGGAACCGTGACCAAGGAGTGCTCCTGCCATGCCCTTCGATCTGTCGGACGAGAGCCGGTACGACCGCACGCGCCTGCGGCAGTGGGCGCACGGCCGTGCCCGCTCCGCCGGAGTGGACCGCCGTGATCTGCTGAAGCTGTTCGCGGCGGGGGCCGCCGCCGGATCGCTGGGCGTGGCCGCGGGCGGCACCGCGGCCTCGGCCGCGCCGCGAGGGACAGCCGCACCCGTCGCGGACCCGGTGCCGCGCACCGTCAAGCCGCTGCCGCCCGAGCTGTTCACCCTCCGCGGTACGAACGCGGAGACGAACTTCGCGGCGCTGCGCGGCACGGGAGAGCTCACCCCGATCGACCGGTTCTTCGTGCGCAACCACACCTCCACCCCGCGGATCGATGCCGACGGGTGGCGGCTGTCGGTGTGGGGCGAAGGGCTGGCGGGCGGCCCGCTGGAGTTGTCGTACGAACGGCTGCGCGCCCTGCGGCCGGTGGAGCGGACGCTGTTCATCGAGTGCGCGGGCAACGGCCGCAGCTTCTACACCACGCAGCAGGGCCAGCCGGTCACCGGCACCGCCTGGACCTTGGGCGCGATCGGCGTCGCACGCTGGCGCGGCGCGCGGCTGTCGGACGTACTGCGCCTGGCGGGCGTGACCCGGGGCGCCGTGGACGTCCTGCCGCGCGGGCTGGACGAGGAGGTGGTGGCGAACGGGGTCAACCTGGGCCGGGTGCGGCGCCCGCTGCCGGTCTCGAAGGCGTTGGACGACGTCCTGCTGGCCTACGAGATGAACGGGCAGCCGCTGCCGCCCGACCACGGCGGGCCGGTCCGCCTCGTGGTTCCGGACTGGGTCGGGATCTCGTCGATCAAGTGGGTCGGGGACATCGAGGTGAGCGGGGAGCCCCTGTATTCGCCCTGGAACACCGACCTGTACCGACTGTTCGGGCCCGAGCACCCGGCGCAGGGCAGTGTCCCGCTGACCCGGCAGACCCTCAAGAGCGCGTTCGAGCTGGAGCTGGGGGCCACCGTTCCCGTGCACCGGACCCGGCTGCTGACCGGCCGTTCCTGGTCGGCGGCGGCACCGGTCACCCGGATCGACGTCAGCACGGACGGCGGCGTCCGGTGGCGGCGGGCCCGGCTGCACGACACCCCGCACAGGGGCGGCTGGGTGCGCTGGTCGGTGCCGTGGACCCCGCGGACGACGGGTGCGACCTCGCTGCTGGCGCGGGCGACCGACGCGACGGGGCGGACACAGCCCGATCGGTCGGTCCACAACACGCAGGGCTACCTCTTCGACGCGGTGGTCCGCCACCCGGTGACGGTGGTCTGACCCTGCCCCCGGAATCCCGGGCATGCGCCCCCGCACCCCGCACTCCGGGTCAGGGGGTGTGGAAGGCGACCTCCGGGGCGTCCGGCGACGGGCCGTCGAGCACGGGCTGCGGGCGGCCCCCCAGGTGCTGGTCGAAGAAGGCGCCGACGTAGCGCCGGGTCAGTTCGACGGAGCGGCCACCGGGCAGCGGGGCCTCCTCGTCGGGCAGGCCCAGCTGTTCGCCGATCGCCGGGAAGTCGGTGAAGGTGAAGTGGCCGGAGCCCGCGAAGGTGATCCAGCGCTTCCAGCCGTCGAGCAGCGGCCAGTCGCGGTCCCAGCTCTCGTTGCCACCGGGGCCGCGCTGCTGCGCGCCGAGCAGCATGAAGGGGCGCCCGCCGAGTCCGGCCACGGGGACCGGCGTGGAGAAGCCGCCGTCCATGTTGATCCCGGCCCGGATCCTGCCGTCGGCCGCCATCGCGGCGGCGGTCGAGGACCCGCCGATGGAGTGGCCGGCCATCGCGATGCGGCTCTTGTCGATGAGACCGGCGTGGCGCCAGGCGGGGTCCCGTGCCGTGAGGCGGTCCAGGAGGTAGGACACGTCACGGGCGCGGGTCTCACCGACGGTCCGGTAGCCCGCCTCGTCCTTGACCTTCTCGCAGGCCAGGCACGTGAGCACGCGCCCGCCGGGGAAGGCGGTCCCCACGCTCTCGTACGCGTGGTCCACGGAAGCGACGACGTAGCCGCGGGAGGCCAGGTCCTCGGCGAGCGCGGTGAGGGTGGCCC
Protein-coding sequences here:
- a CDS encoding sulfite oxidase, yielding MPFDLSDESRYDRTRLRQWAHGRARSAGVDRRDLLKLFAAGAAAGSLGVAAGGTAASAAPRGTAAPVADPVPRTVKPLPPELFTLRGTNAETNFAALRGTGELTPIDRFFVRNHTSTPRIDADGWRLSVWGEGLAGGPLELSYERLRALRPVERTLFIECAGNGRSFYTTQQGQPVTGTAWTLGAIGVARWRGARLSDVLRLAGVTRGAVDVLPRGLDEEVVANGVNLGRVRRPLPVSKALDDVLLAYEMNGQPLPPDHGGPVRLVVPDWVGISSIKWVGDIEVSGEPLYSPWNTDLYRLFGPEHPAQGSVPLTRQTLKSAFELELGATVPVHRTRLLTGRSWSAAAPVTRIDVSTDGGVRWRRARLHDTPHRGGWVRWSVPWTPRTTGATSLLARATDATGRTQPDRSVHNTQGYLFDAVVRHPVTVV
- a CDS encoding alpha/beta hydrolase family protein, yielding MKNRRTAAALTLAAILLPLPLATAGTSVAADPSVATGAVVTDDRRTTVELPRPTGRFAVGREDLHLVDRSRTDPWAGSGPRELMITMRYPARHDSGRATRYLTPEEARLLLVDRGLDRVIPVETLTGTRSHGRTGARPVAGRYPLIVLSPGFTVHRATLTALAEDLASRGYVVASVDHAYESVGTAFPGGRVLTCLACEKVKDEAGYRTVGETRARDVSYLLDRLTARDPAWRHAGLIDKSRIAMAGHSIGGSSTAAAMAADGRIRAGINMDGGFSTPVPVAGLGGRPFMLLGAQQRGPGGNESWDRDWPLLDGWKRWITFAGSGHFTFTDFPAIGEQLGLPDEEAPLPGGRSVELTRRYVGAFFDQHLGGRPQPVLDGPSPDAPEVAFHTP